The Euphorbia lathyris chromosome 4, ddEupLath1.1, whole genome shotgun sequence genomic interval GCTAACATTTTGAGTTTTTGATGCAGGAGATTGTGTGTTTATCCGGAAGGAAAGAAGAAAGTGAATGAGAATAAGCATATCTCTCTCTATTTGGTTGTATCCAAATCAAATTCATTTACATTGCATAAGGAGGTTAATGTCTActtcaagttgtttgtttatAATCAAATTCTGGATAAGTATTTGACTGTTCAAGGTAATATTCACTATTTGTTGTTGCTATTGTTCACATGAATTTGATTATAGCTCCAAAACATCAAACGAATTGAGCTTATTTGCTGCTAGCTCTGCATAATGCATACTGAATTTTTTGGATTCTTTGATCATTTGGACAGAAACCAAGGGACACCTTAATGTGAAAACACTTAGGACAAATAGTTGTTTACGTTAACTTAGTTGATTAGTGGTTTGACTAGCTGATGATTATGTAAATTTGTTTGGTAAGCTGTTTGTATTAAATGTCAAGTAAAGATATTGatattttataactatattttaTTTGAGGGTTAAAAATATctttcaaaagagatggagaagctTTTTCAAACCTCTTTTCACCAAACACACTGTTAGAGATTTGACTGTTCAAAACCTTTAAAGTGGTTCAAACCTTTAATTTTACCCAaaaagctctttaccaaacagggtctTAGTCTGCAATAACACTTGTTTAATTTATATTCATGTGCTGAATTTTTTGAATGCTTTGATCATTTGGGAAGATGCCAACAGGAAGAAATATCCTTGAACCTTATTATTAATGTGAAAACACTTAGTCTACCACAACCCTTTTTTATATTTGTCTACTTAATTTGGGCAGATGCCAAAGGGAGAGTAAGCCGTTTTAGTGGGACGAAAACAGAACGGGGTTTTGACCAAGTACTTCCGCTCAATGTTTTCAATGATGCATCAAATggatatttgattgatgattgTTGCATATTTGGTGCTGAGGTTTTTGTTTTAGCACCAATTAACAAAGGGGTGTGTGTCTCTCTTGTGAAGGAGCTTGTTAATAACAGCACCTACACTTGGAATGTTCAGATTCAAAATTCTGCAGGGGTTGTTAAACAAGAATCCTGTATATCTGAGGTGTTTGTTATTGGTGGGTATAAATGGTATGTCACAGGTACATTATTATTTGTCTATTTTAAAAAATCAGCTTCATTCATATATGAAAAATGGTTTTGAAAATATGCAGGACCTTATTGCTTTACCCAAATGGGAATTCAAGCCAGAAAGGCAAAAGCTTGTCC includes:
- the LOC136226604 gene encoding uncharacterized protein isoform X1 — its product is MLVESDMEDVKGLLDDESEVTREFRDLRPVHYLFKIENFSLLSNVKVDKYESPDFELGGYNWRLCVYPEGKKKVNENKHISLYLVVSKSNSFTLHKEVNVYFKLFVYNQILDKYLTVQDAKGRVSRFSGTKTERGFDQVLPLNVFNDASNGYLIDDCCIFGAEVFVLAPINKGVCVSLVKELVNNSTYTWNVQIQNSAGVVKQESCISEVFVIGGYKWTLLLYPNGNSSQKGKSLSLFLQMHEALTHGHKLSVEFVVRVKDQLHGKHHEKTTTNQFYGSIGDWGFSDLIPLSKLNDKLNDGYLIKGGIILEVQFSLMILTKEFS
- the LOC136226604 gene encoding uncharacterized protein isoform X2 translates to MLVESDMEDVKGLLDDESEVTREFRDLRPVHYLFKIENFSLLSNVKVDKYESPDFELGGYNWRLCVYPEGKKKVNENKHISLYLVVSKSNSFTLHKEVNVYFKLFVYNQILDKYLTVQDAKGRVSRFSGTKTERGFDQVLPLNVFNDASNGYLIDDCCIFGAEVFVLAPINKGVCVSLVKELVNNSTYTWNVQIQNSAGVVKQESCISEVFVIGPYCFTQMGIQARKAKACPCFCKCTKLLLMDINYLLNLWFVSKINSMENTMRKQLLTNFMDLSGIGASPILYLSANSMTNSMTDT